From a region of the Paenibacillus lutimineralis genome:
- a CDS encoding cation:proton antiporter: MESAATEAIRHLLILILFVITVGMISGKIASILKLPDVAVYIATGMLLGPGLGWIHEASGSLINQIILTVGSVLILFDGGRNLRLSGLKEIWISLSLLSVLGVLITMVVVGIGVHYLFGVSWVFSFLAGAVIASTDPASIIPVFRQVNIKKRVRETVESESAFNDATGSILTFSFLAAVASGGELNIGMMGWDFVKTAFGGIAVGLIIAGCLSYFTGHIKRGILSEYTTLVMIVCALASYLIADLLGFSGFMATFVAGVIWGNADIFNLNMEEKRSEIGAVSDNITLMMRMLIFILLGSQVNFTTLGHYFWQSLAAVLILMFVARPITVLICAWPDRKAKWTWQELLFMCWVRETGVIPAALSGMIVGMGVANAQIISAIAFMAIMLTIIVQASTTGWVARKLGLEVSKEAARP; encoded by the coding sequence ATGGAATCTGCAGCTACCGAGGCCATCAGGCACTTACTTATTTTGATTTTATTTGTTATTACCGTGGGCATGATTTCGGGGAAAATTGCTTCCATTCTCAAGCTCCCGGATGTAGCAGTCTATATTGCAACAGGGATGCTGCTGGGCCCGGGGCTCGGTTGGATTCATGAAGCGAGTGGCTCGCTGATCAATCAGATCATTCTGACCGTTGGCTCGGTCCTGATTCTGTTTGATGGGGGACGCAACTTAAGGCTTAGTGGGCTAAAGGAAATATGGATCAGCCTCTCGTTGTTAAGTGTATTGGGAGTGCTAATTACGATGGTCGTAGTTGGTATAGGTGTTCATTATTTATTTGGGGTCAGTTGGGTGTTCTCGTTCCTGGCAGGTGCAGTGATCGCTTCAACGGACCCGGCATCCATCATTCCGGTGTTCAGGCAGGTGAACATCAAGAAGCGGGTCCGGGAGACTGTAGAGAGCGAATCGGCTTTTAATGATGCTACCGGCTCGATTCTAACCTTTTCCTTTCTGGCCGCAGTTGCCAGCGGCGGGGAGCTGAACATCGGTATGATGGGCTGGGATTTCGTGAAGACAGCCTTTGGTGGCATTGCTGTCGGTCTTATTATAGCCGGATGTCTATCGTATTTTACCGGACATATAAAGCGCGGGATTCTAAGTGAATATACGACCCTCGTTATGATCGTATGTGCACTGGCCAGCTATCTGATTGCGGATTTGCTTGGCTTTAGCGGATTTATGGCTACTTTCGTAGCTGGAGTTATATGGGGGAATGCGGACATATTCAATCTGAATATGGAGGAGAAGCGTTCAGAGATCGGAGCCGTCTCCGACAACATTACTTTAATGATGCGCATGCTTATTTTTATCCTTCTAGGCAGTCAGGTGAATTTCACGACGCTGGGACATTACTTCTGGCAAAGTTTGGCTGCTGTCTTAATATTGATGTTCGTGGCCCGGCCTATAACGGTATTGATCTGCGCTTGGCCAGACCGTAAAGCGAAGTGGACCTGGCAGGAACTGCTCTTCATGTGTTGGGTGCGGGAGACGGGAGTTATTCCCGCGGCGTTATCCGGCATGATTGTAGGGATGGGCGTCGCTAATGCCCAGATTATTTCAGCTATTGCCTTTATGGCTATTATGCTGACGATTATAGTTCAAGCCAGTACAACGGGTTGGGTAGCCCGGAAGCTGGGGCTTGAAGTAAGCAAGGAAGCGGCGCGCCCGTAA
- the sdhB gene encoding succinate dehydrogenase iron-sulfur subunit, with product MAETKATIRKVKFIITRQDGPETKPYTEEFELDYRPGMNVISSLMEIQRNPVNMKGEHISPVCWESNCLEEVCGACSMVINGKPRQACAALIDNLEQPIRIEPMRTFPVVRDLIIDRSRMFNALKKVKAWIPIDGTYDLGPGPRMAEKKRQWAYELSKCMTCGVCLEACPNVNEKTDFIGPAPISQVRLFNAHPTGEMNAEERLEALMEAGGIEGCGNSQNCVRACPKGIPLTTSIAEMNKDTTKHMFKRWLGV from the coding sequence ATGGCGGAAACAAAAGCAACAATTAGAAAGGTAAAGTTTATTATAACTCGCCAGGATGGCCCGGAGACAAAGCCTTATACCGAGGAATTCGAGCTTGATTATCGTCCAGGTATGAATGTGATCAGTTCCTTGATGGAAATTCAGCGCAATCCAGTTAATATGAAAGGCGAGCATATTTCGCCAGTGTGCTGGGAATCGAATTGTCTAGAGGAAGTGTGTGGGGCTTGTTCAATGGTAATTAACGGCAAGCCGCGTCAGGCTTGTGCCGCTCTGATTGATAATTTGGAGCAGCCAATTCGCATCGAGCCGATGCGTACCTTCCCTGTAGTACGTGACCTCATCATCGACCGCAGTCGGATGTTCAACGCTCTGAAGAAAGTTAAAGCTTGGATTCCGATTGATGGTACGTATGATCTCGGTCCAGGACCACGGATGGCGGAGAAGAAGCGGCAATGGGCATATGAGCTCTCGAAATGTATGACTTGCGGCGTCTGTCTCGAGGCTTGCCCGAATGTGAATGAGAAGACAGACTTTATAGGTCCGGCACCGATCTCCCAAGTGCGTCTGTTCAATGCTCATCCGACCGGTGAAATGAATGCTGAGGAGAGACTTGAGGCATTGATGGAAGCCGGCGGCATCGAGGGCTGTGGCAACTCGCAGAACTGCGTACGAGCATGTCCGAAAGGCATTCCGTTGACGACCTCGATTGCCGAGATGAATAAAGATACGACCAAGCATATGTTCAAGCGCTGGTTAGGGGTGTAA
- a CDS encoding YbaN family protein: MKYLYLTLGFLFLGLGAVGVFLPVLPTTPFLLLASFFLSKGSDRFHRWFCGTKLYREHLEGFINSRSMTLRAKLGILVLATSMLTIAFILMKNWIGRGCILLLISFMYYYFIFRIKTVKRSETIASIEE; encoded by the coding sequence ATGAAGTATCTTTACTTGACATTAGGTTTTTTATTTCTAGGTTTGGGGGCGGTTGGAGTATTTCTTCCTGTACTGCCTACGACCCCGTTCCTGCTGCTCGCCTCGTTCTTCCTCTCCAAAGGTTCTGATCGGTTTCACCGTTGGTTCTGCGGTACGAAGCTGTACAGGGAACATTTGGAGGGTTTTATCAATTCACGATCAATGACGCTCCGCGCCAAACTCGGTATTCTTGTACTAGCTACTTCTATGTTGACGATAGCTTTTATTCTGATGAAGAATTGGATCGGCAGAGGCTGTATCCTACTTCTTATCTCGTTTATGTACTATTATTTTATTTTTCGCATTAAAACGGTGAAAAGGTCGGAGACTATCGCTTCTATCGAAGAGTAA
- the sdhA gene encoding succinate dehydrogenase flavoprotein subunit: protein MSKQSIVVVGGGLAGLMATIKAAEAGVQVHLFSIVPVKRSHSVCAQGGINGAVNTKGEGDSPWEHFDDTVYGGDFLANQPPVKAMCEAAPGIIHLMDRMGVMFNRTPEGLLDFRRFGGTKRHRTAFAGATTGQQLLYALDEQVRRHETEGLVVKYENWEFLSVVLDDEGACRGITAQNLRSMEVATFASDAVILATGGPGIIFGKTTNSVINTGTAASAVYQQGVHYANGEFIQIHPTAIPGDDKLRLMSESARGEGGRVWTYKDGKPWYFLEEKYPAYGNLVPRDIATREIFSVCVDQKLGINGENMVYLDLSHKDPKELDVKLGGIIEIYEKFVGDDPRKVPMKIFPAVHYSMGGMWVDYNQMTNIPGLFAAGECDYQYHGANRLGANSLVSAIFGGMVAGPKAVEYIRGLKNSVEDMNSAMLDNARKVQEDKFEKLLKMEGKENAYVLHKELGDWMTDNMTVVRHNHRLEATINKIKELKVRYKDINVNDTSRWNNTGAAFTRQLWNMLELAEAMTLGALLRNESRGAHYKPDYPERNDEEFLKTTKATWTPDGPQISYEEVDVSLIPPRIRDYSKDK from the coding sequence ATGTCGAAACAAAGCATAGTTGTCGTCGGTGGAGGGCTTGCCGGGCTTATGGCTACAATCAAGGCGGCCGAAGCCGGAGTTCAGGTTCATCTATTCTCGATCGTTCCGGTTAAGAGATCGCACTCCGTGTGTGCTCAGGGTGGGATCAACGGCGCGGTAAATACAAAGGGAGAAGGAGACTCTCCTTGGGAGCACTTCGATGATACGGTGTACGGCGGAGACTTCCTCGCCAACCAGCCACCTGTCAAAGCCATGTGTGAAGCGGCTCCAGGCATTATCCATCTGATGGACCGGATGGGGGTTATGTTCAATCGTACTCCAGAGGGACTACTCGATTTCCGTCGGTTTGGTGGTACGAAGCGCCACCGTACGGCCTTTGCCGGCGCGACGACTGGTCAGCAATTGCTCTATGCCCTGGATGAACAAGTTCGCCGTCATGAGACGGAAGGACTTGTGGTGAAATATGAGAACTGGGAGTTCCTGTCGGTAGTACTTGATGATGAAGGGGCTTGCCGTGGTATTACAGCGCAGAATCTTCGCTCTATGGAAGTCGCAACCTTCGCCTCGGATGCCGTAATTCTGGCAACAGGCGGGCCAGGGATTATTTTCGGCAAGACAACCAACTCCGTTATTAACACAGGAACTGCGGCGAGCGCGGTGTACCAGCAAGGCGTTCATTACGCTAATGGCGAGTTCATTCAAATCCACCCGACAGCGATTCCAGGCGATGACAAGCTGCGCCTGATGTCGGAGTCAGCCCGCGGTGAGGGCGGACGGGTCTGGACTTATAAAGATGGCAAACCTTGGTACTTCCTTGAGGAGAAATATCCGGCCTATGGCAATCTCGTTCCACGAGATATCGCAACACGGGAGATCTTCTCTGTATGTGTTGACCAGAAGCTTGGCATTAATGGTGAGAACATGGTGTATCTTGATTTGTCGCACAAAGATCCAAAGGAACTGGACGTTAAGCTTGGCGGCATCATCGAAATCTATGAGAAATTCGTAGGCGATGATCCGCGTAAGGTTCCGATGAAGATCTTCCCGGCGGTCCATTACTCGATGGGCGGCATGTGGGTTGATTATAATCAGATGACAAATATTCCAGGTCTATTCGCTGCAGGCGAATGCGATTATCAATATCATGGGGCCAACCGCCTAGGTGCGAACTCACTCGTATCCGCTATTTTCGGTGGCATGGTAGCCGGTCCAAAAGCGGTAGAATATATCCGCGGTCTGAAGAATTCGGTCGAAGATATGAATTCTGCGATGCTAGACAATGCTCGCAAGGTGCAAGAGGACAAATTCGAGAAGCTGCTGAAGATGGAAGGCAAGGAAAATGCCTATGTACTTCATAAAGAGCTAGGTGATTGGATGACGGACAATATGACAGTGGTTCGCCATAACCATCGACTGGAAGCGACGATTAACAAAATTAAAGAACTGAAAGTTCGCTATAAAGATATCAATGTGAACGATACTTCGCGTTGGAACAACACGGGGGCTGCCTTTACCCGTCAGCTGTGGAACATGCTGGAGCTGGCTGAAGCGATGACGCTTGGCGCGTTGCTCCGCAATGAAAGCCGTGGCGCCCATTATAAGCCGGACTATCCGGAGCGTAATGATGAGGAGTTCCTGAAGACGACCAAAGCGACTTGGACACCGGATGGCCCGCAAATTTCATATGAAGAGGTCGATGTGTCACTGATTCCGCCGCGTATTCGCGACTATTCGAAGGATAAGTAG
- a CDS encoding LysR family transcriptional regulator — MLEELIVFTTVVEQSSLNKASKLLNLSQPALSRKIVKLEEEWGVALFNRNGKKLELTRVGHEAYLYALEQRQRHQNFLQSVSRFKAANRSTITLGASLTTLQTTLPPLVTALMNNYPDMEVKLLTGKTHEIVSYVREKKVDIGVIASSISESGLKCIPLFQDHLELVVPRGHELADGGPVAMGDLNDRSMIIFSKGTWYRKLIDEVFVRYGIIPDVRMEIDSFEAIVRLLPTCKSATLLPKSYLRKQLLKDNDLVTLPMKELEQTRRETCLIYGSKTNLSSEIKEWVNDIRSHLIQVLTI; from the coding sequence TTGCTGGAAGAATTGATTGTCTTTACTACCGTTGTAGAACAGTCTAGCTTAAATAAAGCTTCGAAGCTGCTTAATTTGTCTCAGCCTGCCTTATCGAGGAAAATCGTCAAGCTGGAGGAAGAATGGGGAGTCGCCCTGTTCAACCGTAATGGCAAGAAGCTTGAGTTGACTCGCGTTGGTCATGAAGCCTATCTATATGCCCTGGAGCAGCGGCAGCGCCATCAGAACTTCCTGCAGTCCGTCTCACGATTCAAAGCGGCCAATCGCAGCACCATAACCCTGGGCGCCAGCCTCACCACGTTGCAGACGACACTGCCTCCTCTTGTCACCGCACTGATGAACAACTACCCAGACATGGAGGTCAAGCTGCTCACTGGTAAAACCCATGAAATTGTCTCCTACGTAAGGGAGAAAAAAGTCGATATCGGCGTCATCGCCTCCTCCATCAGCGAGTCCGGCTTAAAATGCATTCCGCTCTTCCAGGATCACCTTGAGCTAGTCGTCCCGCGTGGACACGAGCTTGCGGATGGCGGCCCTGTGGCGATGGGCGATCTGAACGACCGCTCGATGATCATTTTCTCTAAGGGCACCTGGTATCGCAAGCTGATCGATGAGGTGTTCGTACGCTATGGCATTATCCCTGACGTCAGGATGGAGATTGACTCTTTCGAAGCGATCGTACGTCTCCTGCCGACCTGTAAATCCGCTACACTACTTCCAAAATCCTATTTGCGCAAGCAACTCCTGAAGGATAATGATCTCGTTACCCTGCCGATGAAAGAACTGGAGCAGACGCGACGGGAGACTTGTCTGATCTACGGCAGCAAGACCAATCTAAGCAGTGAAATCAAAGAATGGGTGAACGATATCCGCAGCCATTTGATCCAAGTTCTTACCATCTAA
- a CDS encoding TrkH family potassium uptake protein, whose translation MWVKWFRFSPPQILVLGFAAIILVGALLLMLPISSTTGESLPFVDALFTATSATCVTGLIVVDTGTYYSTFGQVVIMLLIQTGGLGFMTVATLFSLVFKRRISLKDRLLLQEAMNQNTMEGIVRLIRKVLIYSLVIESSAALIYTIRWSFDMPFGRALYFGIFHGVSMFNNAGFDLFGHYQSLTRYVGDPIVNLVTMFLIVSGGLGFIVLSDLVDFRKHRKLSLHSKVVLTMTASLILVGALVIYVFEFTNPGTFSSLSWGEKIWASFFQSVSPRTAGANTVDLGSLRQATQFFMVILMFIGASPSSTGGGIKTTTFMILIGAVISMIRGRSDLVLFRYRLTQDRIFKAVTLTMLSLFLVIAVSMVLSTTESASFLSILFETTSAFGTVGLTVGLTGKLTVIGKFIISFTMFAGRLGPLTMAYALGPKKGKELYRHPEGKIIIG comes from the coding sequence TAGTATTGGGCTTCGCAGCCATTATTCTCGTTGGAGCACTACTGTTAATGCTGCCGATCTCAAGTACAACAGGGGAATCCTTACCATTCGTTGATGCGCTGTTTACCGCAACTTCAGCAACCTGTGTGACTGGATTGATCGTCGTGGATACAGGGACATATTATTCTACGTTCGGTCAGGTCGTGATTATGCTGCTGATTCAGACGGGCGGTCTCGGGTTCATGACCGTGGCAACCTTATTCTCGCTCGTATTCAAACGTAGAATATCGCTCAAGGACCGTCTTTTGCTGCAAGAGGCGATGAACCAGAACACGATGGAAGGGATCGTCCGCTTGATTCGCAAGGTTCTGATCTATTCCCTGGTCATTGAGAGTAGCGCCGCGTTAATCTATACGATTCGCTGGTCCTTTGATATGCCGTTTGGACGCGCGCTATATTTTGGAATATTCCATGGAGTGTCCATGTTTAATAATGCTGGTTTTGACTTGTTCGGTCATTACCAGAGCCTTACTCGCTATGTAGGCGATCCGATTGTTAACCTGGTGACGATGTTCCTGATTGTATCTGGGGGCCTTGGATTCATCGTGTTGTCGGATCTCGTTGACTTCCGGAAACACCGTAAGTTATCGCTTCATTCCAAAGTGGTATTGACGATGACAGCTTCGCTTATTTTGGTTGGGGCTTTGGTTATTTACGTATTTGAGTTTACGAATCCAGGCACATTCTCAAGCCTTAGCTGGGGAGAAAAGATATGGGCTTCCTTCTTCCAGTCGGTATCGCCGCGGACGGCGGGGGCAAATACGGTCGACCTGGGCTCGCTAAGGCAGGCAACTCAATTCTTTATGGTCATCCTTATGTTTATCGGTGCTTCCCCGAGCTCTACCGGGGGTGGGATTAAGACAACGACCTTTATGATTCTGATCGGCGCTGTAATCTCGATGATTCGCGGGCGGTCTGATCTTGTGCTGTTCCGCTATCGTCTGACTCAGGACCGTATCTTCAAAGCGGTCACGCTGACGATGTTATCCTTGTTCCTCGTCATCGCGGTATCAATGGTGCTATCGACGACCGAGAGTGCAAGCTTCCTGAGCATCCTGTTCGAGACGACTTCGGCTTTTGGCACGGTTGGCTTGACAGTGGGGTTAACGGGTAAATTAACAGTGATAGGTAAATTTATTATCAGCTTCACTATGTTTGCCGGACGGCTTGGGCCACTGACGATGGCCTATGCGCTTGGGCCGAAGAAAGGCAAAGAATTATATAGACATCCGGAAGGTAAAATTATTATTGGATAA
- a CDS encoding potassium channel family protein encodes MKTQQFVVIGLGRFGSSLALELMDLGYEVLGIDRDEEIVNEWSDKLTHTVVADATDEEVLKSLGVRNFDCGIVAIGNDIQMSILAAILLKDLGLPMVVAKAISVLHGRALEKLGVDRVISPERDMGIRVAHQLVTPNLLDYIQLSKNYSIVEMNVPECLNGKNVGELHPRARFGCTIVAIHRENGVIVAPTAMDQLKTGDIMVIIGSNENVEEFEMMVNENIS; translated from the coding sequence ATGAAAACACAGCAGTTTGTAGTGATCGGACTGGGGCGTTTCGGATCTAGTTTGGCACTGGAACTGATGGATCTCGGTTATGAGGTACTGGGAATCGACAGGGATGAGGAAATTGTAAATGAATGGAGCGATAAGCTGACCCATACCGTCGTGGCTGACGCAACGGATGAAGAGGTTCTCAAATCGCTAGGAGTGCGTAACTTTGATTGCGGGATCGTAGCGATTGGCAATGATATTCAAATGAGCATACTGGCGGCGATTCTGCTTAAAGATCTCGGCTTGCCGATGGTAGTAGCCAAGGCGATCTCTGTACTACACGGTAGGGCACTGGAGAAGCTGGGCGTGGATCGGGTTATTTCTCCGGAGCGGGATATGGGCATTCGGGTAGCGCACCAATTGGTGACGCCGAATCTGCTGGATTATATCCAATTGTCCAAAAATTACAGCATCGTGGAGATGAACGTTCCTGAATGCCTTAACGGTAAAAATGTAGGGGAGCTTCATCCACGAGCTCGCTTTGGCTGCACGATTGTGGCTATTCATCGCGAGAATGGCGTTATCGTTGCGCCGACAGCGATGGATCAATTGAAAACCGGAGACATCATGGTCATTATCGGCTCCAATGAGAATGTTGAAGAGTTCGAGATGATGGTCAACGAGAATATTTCCTAA
- a CDS encoding succinate dehydrogenase cytochrome b558 subunit → MKGFYSRKLHSLLGIIPLGFFLLEHMLTNFSAVEGGSQGFKDSVAFLNSLPLILVLEVVGIYLPLLYHGVYGIYIAFQAKPNNGNYATERNLRYLLQRITGIIVFIFVIWHVYETRIQVALGNVTHDQLGGVMHDIMMQPIFFIIYLIAVVSASFHFANGLWSFLVSWGITVGPRSQRVSSYICMSMFVIVSIMFVWSLFAFRSVEFAGSTALLQSFRMLG, encoded by the coding sequence ATGAAAGGGTTTTATTCCAGGAAACTGCATTCGCTTCTGGGCATTATTCCGCTAGGTTTCTTCCTTCTGGAGCACATGCTGACGAACTTCTCTGCAGTTGAGGGGGGAAGCCAGGGCTTTAAGGACAGTGTGGCATTCTTGAACAGTCTGCCGCTGATCCTGGTACTGGAGGTTGTGGGCATTTATTTGCCGCTGCTGTACCACGGTGTTTACGGCATATACATCGCTTTTCAGGCGAAGCCGAATAACGGCAATTATGCTACGGAGCGCAATCTGCGCTACCTGCTGCAGCGGATTACCGGAATTATTGTGTTCATATTTGTTATTTGGCATGTGTATGAGACGAGAATCCAAGTGGCGCTGGGCAATGTAACACATGATCAGTTAGGCGGAGTCATGCATGATATTATGATGCAACCGATATTTTTCATTATTTATTTGATCGCTGTTGTGTCTGCCTCCTTTCATTTTGCCAATGGCTTATGGTCGTTTCTTGTTAGCTGGGGAATTACGGTGGGGCCGCGCTCGCAGCGTGTATCCTCGTATATTTGCATGAGTATGTTTGTAATCGTATCGATTATGTTCGTATGGTCGTTATTCGCATTCCGCAGTGTGGAATTTGCGGGATCAACGGCTCTGCTGCAATCTTTTAGAATGCTTGGATAG